The following proteins come from a genomic window of Candidatus Krumholzibacteriia bacterium:
- a CDS encoding YCF48-related protein, which translates to MTTINQVRFASPTRAFAVGRFGTLLRSDNAGVTWARLRPNWDGDLYALEFYDTKHGVAVGDGMIILATHDGGETWVRSGPMEGNRSLSDVAFVNRDTVVAVGSELTDPLFAVSEDGGDAWSLVATGLSGIRFSSVAVSGARVLALEAGSATMHEATELGRQWTTRSLPQPCDYLGFADDTTGVLVAASSASYRTINGGVTWSFISGLTAYGEPVFQNPSRGVIVDFANVSVTQNAGVTWQSTPLSEQITTGQFGDDAHGVFFAPLSTNTPNQFVDAYYTTSNGGASLTPHPTRSLDQPTFVDFVSPSVGFVTLGGRDADISEVAVTRDGGETWASAPLDSSLI; encoded by the coding sequence GACAACGCCGGGGTGACGTGGGCGCGGCTTCGACCCAACTGGGACGGAGACCTCTATGCCCTCGAGTTCTACGACACGAAACACGGCGTCGCGGTTGGAGACGGGATGATCATCCTTGCCACCCACGATGGTGGCGAGACCTGGGTGCGTTCGGGCCCGATGGAAGGCAACCGATCGTTGAGCGATGTCGCGTTCGTCAACCGGGACACCGTCGTGGCCGTCGGCTCCGAGCTGACCGATCCTCTGTTTGCGGTCAGCGAGGACGGTGGTGACGCCTGGTCGCTCGTGGCGACCGGTCTCAGCGGTATCCGGTTTTCCAGCGTGGCCGTGTCCGGCGCGAGGGTGCTGGCGCTTGAGGCCGGTAGCGCGACCATGCACGAGGCGACGGAACTGGGCCGCCAGTGGACGACGCGATCGCTCCCGCAGCCCTGCGACTACCTCGGGTTCGCGGACGACACGACGGGCGTTCTGGTTGCGGCGAGTTCGGCCTCCTATCGAACCATCAATGGTGGGGTCACGTGGTCATTTATCAGCGGCCTGACGGCCTACGGCGAGCCGGTATTCCAGAACCCGAGCCGTGGCGTCATCGTCGATTTCGCGAACGTCTCGGTGACGCAGAACGCCGGGGTTACGTGGCAGTCCACGCCTTTGAGCGAACAGATCACGACGGGACAGTTCGGCGACGACGCCCACGGCGTGTTCTTCGCGCCCCTCAGCACCAATACGCCGAACCAATTTGTCGACGCGTACTACACGACGTCGAACGGGGGCGCATCGTTGACGCCGCACCCCACGCGGTCGCTCGATCAGCCCACCTTCGTGGATTTCGTGAGCCCGAGCGTGGGGTTCGTTACCCTCGGCGGGCGCGACGCCGACATTTCCGAAGTGGCGGTCACGAGGGACGGCGGTGAAACGTGGGCCAGCGCCCCCCTCGATTCGAGCCTCATC